Proteins from a single region of Hordeum vulgare subsp. vulgare chromosome 6H, MorexV3_pseudomolecules_assembly, whole genome shotgun sequence:
- the LOC123406057 gene encoding protein SAR DEFICIENT 1-like, with translation MSVRRPRVEEDDEQGSGGDDQQQRHGVRRIRQATPVSFRSVVRRAVTADTIQQIVFGLEPVIRRVVREEIQNIFYQHNNLPYRSLPLPIQEVDVPPRLKLSFTKKLMLPIFTNNKLVDAAKNTIEIWLIDTRTNHHITETHTNQGSSTMKLEVLVLDGDFRCEDDMVWTNDQFNAAIVKAREGRRPLLVGSTLNVAMNNQGVAVIEDVAFTDNSSWIRSRRFRIGVRVMATSYYGPRIQEALSESFTVKDHRGELYKKHYPPILADNIWRLKNIGKDGPIDKRLESEGIKNVQDFLKLHTIDPDKLKSLVGMSDRQWKTTLNHAKTCSVGGKCYVFKSEGCDVIFSPIGEILAAKIGEQTCSLQQLQQEHMDKVKQLASMAYEQWEQLEEVVENEMTPGAYEGLMSFPEEKPSSSCTPASNESMISSGSQNVEYLDKMRSRTATSSVAMVTNSNYSLDSALSIPTSDAIHWIPSLAIDDDRFTWNNSTNLGGWDQVD, from the exons ATGTCTGTGCGAAGGCCGCGGGTGGAGGAAGATGACGAGCAGGGCAGCGGAGGTGACGATCAGCAGCAACGGCACGGCGTGAGGCGCATACGCCAGGCGACCCCGGTCTCCTTCAGATC CGTCGTGAGAAGAGCCGTCACAGCAGACACTATCCAGCAAATAGTATTCGGTTTGGAACCGGTTATCCGTAGGGTG GTACGGGAGGAAATTCAGAACATCTTTTATCAGCATAATAACTTACCATACAG GTCTCTTCCTTTACCCATCCAAGAGGTCGATGTCCCACCTAGGTTGAAGCTTTCCTTCACAAAGAAGCTCATGCTACCGATCTTTACCAACAACAAGCTTGTTGATGCCGCAAAGAATACAATTGAAATCTGGCTTATAGATACTAGAACCAACCATCATATCACAGAAACACACACTAACCAAGGCTCTTCAACAATGAAGCTAGAGGTACTTGTCCTAGAtggtgatttcagatgtgaagacGACATGGTGTGGACAAATGATCAGTTCAACGCTGCAATTGTGAAGGCTAGGGAGGGTAGGAGACCACTGCTTGTGGGTAGTACACTCAATGTAGCAATGAATAATCAAGGAGTGGCTGTGATAGAGGATGTGGCTTTCACTGACAATTCAAGTTGGATAAGGAGTAGGAGGTTCCGAATTGGTGTGCGCGTCATGGCAACAAGCTATTATGGGCCAAGGATTCAAGAAGCATTGAGTGAAAGCTTCACAGTGAAAGATCATCGAGGCGAAT TGTACAAGAAGCATTACCCTCCAATCCTTGCTGACAATATATGGAGGCTCAAGAACATCGGAAAAGATGGGCCAATTGATAAGAGACTAGAGTCCGAGGGGATCAAGAATGTCCAAGACTTCTTGAAACTTCACACCATAGACCCTGATAAGCTAAAAAGT CTTGTTGGCATGTCAGATCGGCAATGGAAGACAACACTCAATCATGCAAAAACGTGTAGTGTGGGAGGGAAATGCTATGTTTTCAAATCTGAAGGGTGTGATGTTATATTCAGCCCCATAGGAGAGATTTTGGCAGCCAAAATTGGAGAGCAGACATGCTCTTTGCAACAACTACAACAGGAACATATG GACAAAGTGAAGCAATTGGCCTCCATGGCATACGAGCAATGGGAACAATTGGAGGAAGTGGTGGAAAATGAGATGACACCTGGTGCATATGAAGGTTTAATGTCATTTCCCGAGGAAAAGCCTAGTTCGTCATGCACACCGGCGAGTAATGAAAGCATGATCAGCTCAGGGTCTCAAAATGTCGAGTATCTAGACAAGATGAGGTCTAGAACAGCAACCTCTAGTGTTGCAATGGTAACTAATAGCAACTACTCCTTAGATTCTGCATTGTCTATTCCAACAAGTGATGCTATTCACTGGATACCAAGCCTAGCTATTGATGACGATCGCTTCACCTGGAACAACTCTACAAACCTTGGTGGTTGGGATCAAGTTGATTAA